The genomic DNA GGGCAGCAAAAATACTTTCACTGCATTTATAGGATATTTTTTAAACCCTTATAGCATACTTTGTATTTCAGGTCAACGTgttttgaagacatttttctCTACAGCAGCTAACAATGAAAAACTGTATTCAGTGCCTAAATCATGATGTTAATTCTAAAATCAAAGCTTCTAATTTTTCATGCTTTGCTAAGGATTTTTTTGGATGAATTCAATAGTACCTCAATGGCAGCATTTCTTCCCCTTTACACCATCAAATAATTCCCTTTATATTGGCAGCATAAGCACattatgataataaaaaaaaaaaatcatagcaTATCCTAACTACTTTGTCCAACAATCACAATGGGTTATATTAGAACTAATATTACTTTATGACACATCACAATCATGTTCAATTCTGGTGACATGAATGAAAAGAATAGCCTAAAACTAAAGCGTTCAAAGATACaatacaaaatgtcaaaactttATCGTCTAAACAAACCATTTTACTGTCAGTGTAGGttatcacaaaacaaaacaaacctttgCAGACCTAATCGTGACTATGAACACAAAGAAATGCAAAAGCTTCACATCACCTGATACTTAAAGCAGATGAAAATGTCATGGCAAGTTACTGTATTTATTCACCTCGAGTAACTAGATGCACATGACTTCAAATTACTGGGTTCTGCAAAATGTCAAGTCAGTTTAACTTCCCATTTTGAGTGTAATCGACAACAGCTGTAACCAAAGGCCATTTTGTTTTTAGAAAAACAGTAGCATGTAGATGCaccatttaaaaagctgttcaCATCGGAGTGTTGctaaaaaacaaatggaaatggCGGTGAAAGGAACTGAAGGATACTGAAAAAAAGCCCTCTGTCTGACAACATGACAGTACTTCTCGGACAGCATATTGTCACGTGACGTGAGACATGTGCTGTGTGCATGAGGAACTTCAGGAGTGCTTATCTGTCTTTGATCAATTTGCCTCTTCAGGAAGCATGAGCTGATTTTGTTATGTGAACAAACAAGTGAACTTAGATCAGTAATATTTTAGAGACATATGATATGGGCCCTGGTCATTTTTCTCACCATGGGTCACTGCTGATAAAGGCTGATGATTTGGCTAGATACCTGAGTAACTGTACTGAGGAGGTGGCACACAGCAGAGCTATGTGCCAAGGAGTAGCTATGTTCATAGCTAGACAACAAGGAACAAGTCATACAACAGTAGTATTTGTGCACTATGCCACCAGCCATGGATGGTTACTTGTACAGGATATAAGGGCAATGACAACATGTGTGAGAAAAATGGGCAGTGACATTCACCCCATGGAGCCTGACAACAGTGAGCCGAAGGCCAGCAATCCAGTGTCTTAAAAAAACCACTAAATACTGTTGCGTTTCCAAATGCCGTGGGTGATATAGACCAATCCTTCTTTACATCTTTCACATTGTTTCGGGGTAGAGACAGCATGTGCCAACAGATCAGCGGCTGGTAATGGCACTGTACCATGTTGTGTTAAACAGGGAACACTCTGTCTCAATTGCACGTAGACCGTTTGAAAATAATAACACAGAAAGGCCACTAAATACATGGAAATACAGTTATACAAGACATCCAGTGGGATACAGACAGTACCTCTGAAATGAAGGGAGAGCCAATCTCCTAAATCAATCAAACATTTTGCTATTGAGAAGCACAATGATATGACTGACAGTGAAAATGATGCGTATGAATTAGCAACAATGACGGTGATAATCACAAGAGCAAGAGTAACAGTTTCAAGTCTGAGTGTGGCGGTATGAACTGTGAAGAGTTTCCGGTATTCCATATGGAGTGCTTTTAGGAGCCCATCAGGTCCTGCTCAGCAGATCCATACAAGTCATGAAGGACAGCACATGGTAGCAGCTCAGCACATGGAAAGCCAGGTGGCACTGTACCTCATTGTAACGCTTCCTTCTCCAAATGTTGGGCTGTtgtctagtttttttttttcctctgttgcTCATTTGCCTCAAGTTACAAATcaaacatgtttcttttgttcTCCTTATGTATTTTGATCTCCCTGGCACTCTCACATTGCATACTTCTGAGTCCATTCTCTTGCTAATTTGTTGTacctgtaaaaacacaaagtttGGAAAAGGTCTCAAGTGAATTTACAAAATATCAACTGAATCTCCCAAAATAACAAGTCACTATATCAAAGTTGAGAGATTTAATAAATTCATTCTTGTTTCACACTCACTTTTCCCTGTCAGCCTTGTACGTATGGGCGATCTCTGGTACCAGTGGGTCATCCGGGTTAGGATCACAAAGAAGAGAGCAGATAGACAATAATACTGTGGAGTAATAAATCAGACAGATTAGATAACATTGAAagaagcttttattttttaacatttgaactTCACACTTAAGGGCAACGACCAGACAAAGTACACAGCAGGACTTTGTggtcttaaaacatttttaacatgtctGTTACATCCTCTTACTTACCTTTTGATACTGTAAGTGCAGGTGACCATTGCGATCTCAGTATATCCAGACAAATACTTCCATTGCTGTTGATATTAGGATGGTAAATTTTTGTGGTAAATGCAACCTgtgacaaaagaaaagagagaaagaaggttGTAATTTTCCACTGAAACCTATCATGAGTACAATAAACAGATGAAAAGTTGAGAAATGCTATTGCCTCATAACGTGACACCCAAGGCAGACCCATACTCACTTTTGGTGGTTTGAAAGGATAATCTGTTGGGAAGTGAATGGTGAGGAAAAACACTCCACTCTGATATGGGCTGTCACtctgttgaaataaaaatagaagCAAGTTCAATATAGTGGACAGCAATTGTTTCTTTTGCACTTTTTCATTGGGTTAAAGTATAGTTTCACTTACCGGACCCATTATTGTTGCCTGCCAATGAAACactggagaaaaaacaaaacagaaaaacaaaaaataaataaacagacaacAAAAGAAGTGCATTTATTTGCCACAGTAGGAATAATTATGCCTTTACtacaaatatttttatatagatGCCAACTCCTATTGCACACATATGTTTATGCAATACAATGCTATAAACTGATAAACACTTCTTACAATCATCTCCAACTGGTCCAGCAGAGCACTGAGCTGGTGGGTCCCTCTGCAGGTCTGACAGCTCCTAAAGGCAAAACAATCTCATCATGAAATAGCCTTGAACTCACAGGTCAGTTACAGTATTGTAACAACCGTTCTCCTTGTAAGAAAATGACatgaattttaaattaaaagaaaaaaatgacaactgGCAATGAATTGGTTGTTAGGTATATGATGATGCTCAAACCTCAATGCACTGTATGTCAAAATTATGGATAAAGGATGAATTGAGAAAAAAGTATAGATTTGTGACAAAGACCAGCCTAATTAAAATCTCTCTGAGGACTGTTCCATACAATGTTTGGTTTTATGTAAGATGATCTAACTTAATCTCTTGGGGCTTCCACACCTAATTTGAGCATGGTTATCATTACTGACAGTCTTTTCGGTAGCAGCCATGTCTGCTGTACAGTCATGATCCAAGACTGTTGACAAGTAAATGGTGGCTTTAGGACATCTGACTTCATAAACAGTTTAGTCACTAATTCATGATGCCTAAAGATGTTGATTATAAAGGTTACAAAcacaatagcaaaaaaaaaaaaaaaatcaaaacataatCTCaatagaaatttaaaaaaacatataaaaggtAGACACTAGAATGTAAAATTCAATTCATTATATCAACATTGAATCTATATGCCAAATCCCATTACATAATATTCAAGtacaaacaacataaacagaTGCTTAAATAGACTTTAAGCCCGTTATTTAACATCTCTTTCAAGGCCCATCTATTCtgttatataaatacacaccTTGGCCTGTTCCAGTGCCCCATTTGCCTTTCCATATATGGCAACACTGACACTTGGGTTCAATTTTGGCAACCAGCATGCAGCTGTCATTCAATGACCAAACACATCACCAGCCAAACTCTTTGTGAGCAACCACGAGAATAAAGACAACTAACAAGCAGATAATTTGAAGGCAAATCCTATACATGTCAACCTATCAAACCTAGGAACTAGCCTAGCGCAGCTCTGCGGGAACACTGACTTGGTTATCGTTTATCACCTTTACGTCAAGTGCTGATAAGTAGCTGCAATtaagacaaacatttttacaatacCAACCACAACCAAAAAAGTAGCTGTCAGAATGATTGAGCAGTTAAAGTAGGTTACTTGTTAATAGCTAGCGTTACTGTAGCAATGCACCAACAGGGCCACCAATGGTTAGCTCGTCTTTGTTTGTGAACTACACTTGAAATGAGcacaaaaagaaagcaaaatacGGCTAATTCGAGCATCAGAATAGGCCACATAGTAGTATTGTGTTCACTGAGGCTCACACAGTTAGCAAAATGTGCCAAATGGGAGGTATGGCTGACACATAAAAGAAATATACACTCACCTTCTGAATTCTTTTCAACGCCATTGCTTCAATGGCTGTGCTAGGTAGCCTGTCAGCTAACAGTTAGCTCCGCACACATACAATTTGGCTTGTGTGGCCGCGTATTTCCAAATCACACTTAAAATCAGAAAATCACGTCTAACATATAACAGACTTGGGGCTTTTGGTTTCTAGTACAACTTATGAGTCAAACTATTCGAAGAATCTAGGTCTTTCTTTAGCTCAGAGCAGAGTAACCGAGATATTTtgctgtctctcctctcattcctaCTCTTGGTGCCCTGGAAGACAGAATTTTGTAATATCGCGAGAGTTGTCTTGCAGCGACAATTCGAGATTTCGTCAATTTAAAGCTCCATGGTTGTAGTTCCAAATAGTGAACTCTTGTGAAAATAAACCAAAGCTTTTAGTCTAAATCATATTATTTTCACTAAAAGGAACCGATATTAAAGAGTAAAAATATTTCTACAAAATCACTGTATGATGACTCCTATTTGTGATCTAAATTCAATGTAGTGTTAAT from Scomber japonicus isolate fScoJap1 chromosome 9, fScoJap1.pri, whole genome shotgun sequence includes the following:
- the ube2d4 gene encoding ubiquitin-conjugating enzyme E2 D4, producing MALKRIQKELSDLQRDPPAQCSAGPVGDDLFHWQATIMGPSDSPYQSGVFFLTIHFPTDYPFKPPKVAFTTKIYHPNINSNGSICLDILRSQWSPALTVSKVLLSICSLLCDPNPDDPLVPEIAHTYKADREKYNKLAREWTQKYAM